From a region of the Actinopolymorpha singaporensis genome:
- a CDS encoding phytanoyl-CoA dioxygenase family protein yields the protein MNDQDRYLFDLQGYLTIPDAIPADLLQRLNAQLDEMAERETEPDMRTHRFGDLLGRDAAFRTLMDLPPVVDVLDDVLGSDFRLDHTYADIIRSGDGPIGTVLHGGAVPFRASEYYTVTPDGRIRSGLVAVGFNLKDVGPDDGGFACVPGSHKSAFPFPDAWKQLANQHPCVRRVTGPAGTAVVFTEALVHGTLPWRGADERRTAFYKYSPAAVSWSAGYYDADDYPDLTERQRAMLEAPNARYGGRLRARA from the coding sequence GTGAACGACCAGGACCGCTATCTGTTCGACCTGCAGGGCTACCTCACGATTCCCGACGCCATTCCGGCCGATCTTCTCCAACGTCTGAACGCCCAGCTCGACGAGATGGCCGAGCGGGAGACCGAGCCGGACATGCGCACACACCGGTTCGGAGATCTGCTGGGGCGCGACGCGGCGTTCCGGACCCTCATGGACCTGCCGCCGGTGGTGGACGTACTCGACGACGTCCTCGGCTCCGACTTCCGTCTTGACCACACCTACGCCGACATCATTCGTTCCGGAGACGGCCCGATCGGTACGGTCCTGCACGGTGGCGCGGTGCCGTTCCGTGCGTCGGAGTACTACACGGTCACCCCCGACGGCCGGATCCGCAGCGGTCTGGTCGCGGTCGGCTTCAACCTCAAGGACGTCGGGCCCGACGACGGCGGGTTCGCCTGCGTTCCGGGCAGCCACAAGAGCGCGTTCCCGTTCCCCGACGCCTGGAAGCAACTCGCCAACCAGCACCCCTGCGTACGCCGGGTCACCGGACCGGCCGGAACGGCGGTGGTCTTCACCGAGGCCCTCGTGCACGGGACGCTGCCCTGGCGGGGCGCGGACGAGCGGCGGACGGCCTTCTACAAGTACAGCCCGGCGGCGGTGTCGTGGTCCGCCGGCTACTACGACGCCGACGACTACCCCGACCTCACCGAGCGGCAGCGCGCCATGTTGGAGGCGCCGAACGCGCGGTACGGCGGTCGGCTCAGGGCCCGGGCGTAG
- a CDS encoding TIGR03086 family metal-binding protein, with amino-acid sequence MDIAGSVGQGVYDVVRTTNTTFGRPSVGRMFDLGPATRRLGVLVSGVREDQLQAPTPCEGYTVGDLLDHIGGLAMAFTAAARKVTMEGVPDGPPQASADNLPADWQESIPRQLAELAAAWSDPAAYEGQAHAGGLTLPAQVAGMVALEECVLHGWDLARATAQPFDVDEESTKVVFEFTSMAASSEQMSNREGLFGAVVDVPADAPMFERALGLSGRDPKWSA; translated from the coding sequence GTGGACATCGCCGGGTCGGTTGGGCAGGGTGTGTACGACGTGGTGCGTACGACCAACACGACCTTCGGGAGGCCCTCGGTGGGCAGGATGTTCGACCTCGGCCCGGCGACCCGCCGGCTCGGTGTTCTGGTGAGCGGGGTCCGCGAAGACCAACTGCAGGCACCCACCCCCTGTGAGGGTTACACCGTGGGTGACCTGCTCGACCACATCGGCGGCCTGGCGATGGCGTTCACCGCCGCCGCGCGCAAGGTGACGATGGAGGGCGTGCCAGACGGGCCCCCGCAGGCGTCGGCGGACAACCTGCCGGCGGACTGGCAGGAGAGCATCCCGCGTCAGCTGGCCGAACTCGCCGCCGCCTGGTCCGACCCGGCCGCCTACGAGGGCCAGGCGCACGCCGGCGGGCTCACCCTGCCCGCGCAGGTCGCCGGCATGGTGGCGTTGGAGGAGTGCGTGCTGCACGGATGGGATCTCGCTCGCGCGACCGCCCAGCCGTTCGATGTCGACGAGGAGAGCACGAAGGTGGTGTTCGAGTTCACCTCGATGGCGGCCTCATCGGAGCAGATGTCCAACCGCGAGGGGCTGTTCGGCGCGGTGGTGGACGTCCCGGCCGACGCGCCGATGTTCGAGCGGGCGCTCGGCCTCAGCGGCCGCGACCCGAAGTGGTCGGCATGA
- a CDS encoding PEP/pyruvate-binding domain-containing protein, translated as MIRTLADATPDTCGGKAATLATLLRHGFCVPDGFVVPFEAHRAARSTAPAHTRAEGPDQEVIPPGLAERVAQQLAQMGDPPVAVRSSAAKEGSREASAAGQYATILAVRGTSAVVEAIRTCWRSALSDRVADYWSRSRHPNQPGASPMAVLVQRLVDAEISGVMFTPDHASTSTSTRIEASWGLGPSVVDGTVVPDTYQVAADGRITRATAQKAVRLDRDLGGIMCRPVRESQRGRPSLDDPAVAEIAAAGKRIAGLLGAPQDVEWAIADGHVWILQARPITAPLPDLPTGTPTTTTTTTASVLTGAPGSPGTATGPARILRSPSDFSRARPGEVLVCRFTDPAWTPLFRIVAAVVTETGGALSHAAIVAREYALPAVLGVPEVMTRVHDGDLVTVDGTTGVVTPAHPRNPASRCSTT; from the coding sequence GTGATCAGGACCCTGGCAGACGCCACCCCGGACACCTGCGGTGGGAAGGCGGCAACCCTCGCGACCCTTCTCCGGCACGGGTTCTGCGTCCCCGACGGGTTCGTGGTTCCCTTCGAGGCTCACCGGGCCGCTCGCTCGACAGCACCGGCCCACACCCGAGCGGAGGGCCCCGACCAGGAAGTGATTCCTCCGGGTCTGGCGGAGCGCGTGGCCCAGCAGCTCGCGCAGATGGGTGATCCGCCAGTGGCGGTACGTTCGTCGGCCGCGAAGGAAGGCAGCCGTGAGGCTTCGGCCGCCGGGCAGTACGCGACCATCCTGGCCGTCCGCGGCACCAGCGCGGTGGTGGAGGCGATCCGCACGTGCTGGCGTTCTGCCCTCTCCGATCGCGTGGCCGACTACTGGAGCCGTTCACGCCACCCGAACCAACCTGGCGCTTCACCGATGGCGGTGCTGGTGCAACGCCTGGTCGACGCAGAGATCTCCGGGGTGATGTTCACCCCGGACCATGCGAGTACGAGTACGAGCACGAGGATCGAGGCGTCCTGGGGGCTCGGCCCCAGCGTGGTTGACGGAACGGTCGTCCCCGACACCTACCAGGTCGCCGCGGACGGACGCATCACCCGCGCCACCGCACAGAAGGCGGTCCGGCTCGACCGCGACCTCGGCGGCATCATGTGCCGCCCGGTGCGCGAATCCCAGCGCGGGCGCCCGTCGCTGGACGATCCTGCCGTCGCCGAGATCGCCGCGGCGGGGAAGAGGATCGCCGGACTTCTCGGCGCACCCCAGGACGTCGAATGGGCGATCGCTGACGGTCACGTCTGGATTCTCCAGGCCCGGCCGATCACCGCACCACTTCCCGACCTGCCCACCGGCACACCCACGACCACGACCACCACCACGGCCTCGGTGCTGACAGGCGCCCCCGGCAGCCCCGGAACGGCCACCGGCCCAGCACGCATCCTGCGCAGCCCCTCGGACTTCTCTCGCGCACGACCGGGCGAGGTGCTCGTCTGCCGCTTCACCGACCCGGCATGGACGCCGTTGTTCCGGATCGTGGCAGCTGTCGTCACCGAGACCGGAGGCGCACTCTCCCACGCCGCGATCGTTGCCCGCGAGTACGCCCTCCCCGCCGTGCTCGGCGTTCCGGAAGTCATGACCAGAGTTCACGACGGCGACCTTGTCACCGTCGACGGCACCACGGGCGTCGTCACTCCCGCACACCCCAGGAATCCCGCATCACGATGTTCAACGACATGA
- a CDS encoding transcriptional regulator — protein sequence MTHLSPRELLVLHAVRLLGFAGTSEVAERFGLDTAGTARTLVLAEERGWVQHTAFADLEGWSLTGEGRAENEKRLACERAHADPDGVIGSIYQEFRPLNERLLRACTEWQLTPTPGGTFAANDHSDRVGDARILDELAALHNALIPLVRRLAGVLARFDGYDARFAAALRRARSGAHEWVDRTDVDSCHRVWFQLHEDLVATLGVDRGAEH from the coding sequence ATGACGCACCTTTCGCCGCGAGAGCTCCTCGTGCTCCATGCCGTCCGACTGCTCGGATTCGCCGGCACATCCGAGGTCGCCGAACGATTCGGCCTGGACACCGCGGGCACAGCTCGAACCCTCGTCCTGGCCGAAGAACGAGGCTGGGTGCAACACACTGCTTTCGCTGATCTCGAAGGATGGTCCCTGACCGGGGAAGGCAGAGCCGAGAACGAGAAGCGACTCGCGTGCGAACGCGCCCACGCCGACCCGGACGGTGTCATCGGCTCGATCTACCAGGAGTTCCGGCCACTGAACGAACGACTTCTGCGAGCCTGCACCGAGTGGCAGCTCACCCCCACGCCTGGGGGCACTTTCGCAGCCAACGACCACAGTGACCGGGTCGGGGACGCGCGGATCCTCGACGAACTCGCCGCCCTGCACAACGCCCTGATCCCGCTCGTACGCCGGCTCGCCGGCGTTCTGGCCAGGTTCGACGGTTACGACGCGCGCTTCGCTGCCGCTCTCCGGCGCGCCCGGTCCGGTGCACACGAATGGGTCGACCGCACCGACGTCGACTCATGCCACCGCGTGTGGTTCCAGCTCCACGAGGACCTTGTCGCCACCCTGGGTGTCGACCGCGGCGCCGAGCACTGA
- a CDS encoding SANT/Myb-like DNA-binding domain-containing protein, translating into MQFALWRSADLGTEELLSALALMPAARAEVEGVETGLLFTAKSAGLTWAQIADAMGFRSPQACQQHFNRLTARRGD; encoded by the coding sequence GTGCAGTTCGCACTCTGGCGATCAGCGGACCTGGGCACGGAGGAACTCCTGAGTGCGCTCGCCCTGATGCCCGCCGCGCGGGCCGAGGTCGAGGGAGTGGAGACGGGCCTGCTGTTCACCGCCAAGAGCGCCGGCCTGACCTGGGCGCAGATCGCCGACGCGATGGGGTTCCGGTCACCGCAGGCGTGTCAGCAACACTTCAACCGGCTCACCGCCAGGCGAGGCGACTGA
- a CDS encoding AAC(3) family N-acetyltransferase: MNTRAEGSAGASTAQGITEGEIAAGLRALGLTERSTALVHTSLRSFGWVEGGAEAVCRALLDACGTVLLPAGAGDHTRMPAPPGLVRPHNAYWNAVSWADFEQALDRAVPYSPERPVDRYLGAVPEAMRALGCAERGAHPLFAFQAAGEHARTLLEAESPDRPLAPIEALAELDGDVVLLGVSHEANTAIHLAEQRLGRSRFYRYAKVAAGVWAEFPNLGGESHRFDDIEPALRPATTEVRIGACRARRVGVRDLLAAVTEVVRADPAALLCPDPACRCGAALAQRLAYVRDRRV; this comes from the coding sequence ATGAACACCCGAGCCGAAGGGTCCGCCGGGGCGAGCACGGCGCAAGGGATCACAGAGGGCGAGATCGCCGCGGGACTGCGAGCGCTCGGGCTGACCGAACGCTCGACGGCGTTGGTCCACACGTCCCTGAGGTCGTTCGGCTGGGTCGAGGGTGGCGCGGAGGCGGTGTGCCGGGCTCTGCTCGACGCGTGCGGCACGGTGCTGCTGCCGGCCGGCGCCGGCGACCACACCCGCATGCCCGCTCCACCCGGACTGGTCCGCCCCCACAATGCCTACTGGAACGCCGTTTCCTGGGCTGACTTCGAGCAGGCCCTGGACCGCGCGGTGCCGTACTCCCCCGAACGGCCGGTCGACCGCTACCTCGGTGCCGTCCCGGAGGCGATGCGGGCACTGGGTTGTGCCGAGCGCGGGGCTCATCCGTTGTTCGCGTTCCAGGCCGCGGGCGAGCACGCACGCACGCTTCTGGAGGCCGAAAGTCCGGACCGGCCGCTCGCCCCGATCGAGGCGCTCGCCGAGCTCGACGGTGACGTCGTCCTGCTCGGCGTCTCGCACGAGGCCAACACCGCGATCCATCTGGCGGAGCAACGCCTGGGTCGCTCGCGCTTCTACCGGTACGCGAAGGTCGCGGCCGGTGTGTGGGCGGAGTTTCCGAACCTCGGCGGCGAGAGCCACCGCTTCGACGACATCGAGCCGGCACTACGGCCGGCGACCACGGAGGTCCGCATCGGCGCCTGCCGGGCCCGCCGGGTCGGCGTTCGGGACCTGCTCGCCGCCGTCACCGAGGTGGTGCGCGCGGATCCGGCGGCGCTGCTGTGCCCGGACCCCGCCTGCCGGTGCGGTGCCGCGCTGGCGCAGCGGCTGGCGTACGTGCGCGACCGGCGCGTCTGA
- a CDS encoding mycothiol transferase encodes MSSSKLLVDAFDRVREAVHQAVEGLSAEELAFRVDSEANSIAWLVWHLTRVQDDHIADVAGTEQVWTADSWFERFDLPFEPSATGYGNSPKEVAQVQVDSADLLIGYHDAVHQATVAYVGGLGDDDLPRVVDEAWDPPVTLAVRLVSVISDDLQHAGQAAFIRGVVERRTS; translated from the coding sequence ATGTCCAGTTCGAAGTTGCTGGTGGACGCGTTCGACCGGGTCCGCGAGGCGGTCCACCAGGCCGTGGAGGGACTGTCCGCGGAGGAACTCGCGTTCCGCGTGGACAGCGAGGCCAACTCGATCGCCTGGTTGGTCTGGCACCTGACCCGGGTCCAGGACGACCACATCGCCGACGTCGCGGGAACCGAACAGGTCTGGACGGCCGACAGCTGGTTCGAGCGCTTCGACCTGCCTTTCGAGCCGTCCGCGACGGGGTACGGCAACAGCCCGAAGGAGGTCGCGCAGGTACAGGTCGACTCGGCCGACCTGCTGATCGGCTACCACGACGCCGTGCACCAGGCGACGGTCGCCTACGTCGGCGGACTCGGCGACGACGACCTGCCGCGCGTGGTGGACGAGGCGTGGGACCCGCCGGTGACGCTGGCCGTACGGCTGGTCAGCGTGATCAGCGACGACCTCCAGCACGCCGGCCAGGCCGCGTTCATCCGTGGAGTCGTGGAACGCCGTACCAGCTGA